In Spirosoma pollinicola, the genomic window TCGGCGAAGTCAAACGAACCGAGCAGGAAGCGCTCGATTATTTCAAAAACCGCTTCATAATCGCTGAAAACAAAGTAAGCCAGCTAGAAAAGGACATTGAAGAAGCCCAAAACAAAGGCTCTTATTTGACCAAACTGGTTCAACTCCGTAAGAAGCTTCTTGGCTTCGACGCACTCGGCGATTTCCCACCCCTGCTCGACCGTTTAGATGAACAAGAGAAACTGTTGGCCGATTTAATTACGGTCAATCAGCTCAAAAATCTTGAGATTAAACGGGCACTTATTGCGGAAGCAGAAGCAGTGGTGGATAGCACAGAATGGCGCGAAACGGCTGATGTGCTGCAGGAGATAAAGACCAAGTGGATCAAAACCGGTCCAGTCGATAAAGCCGCAGATGCCGAGGTTGAAGGTCGTTTTCAAGAACTTCTGGATGGATTCTTTACGCGTCGGCGTGAATTCTTCAACGAGCAGAATAAAGTCATTCAGGAACGGCTCGACAAGTATGATGAGCTTATCAGACTGGCGTTCCGGGCCAATCGCCTTGGCGATCTGGATGCTGCCTTCCAGGAAGTGCGCAAACTCAACAATGCTTGGAAGGTGGTTGGAGAGGTGCCGATCAAGAAGAGCGGTAAACTGTACAAGCAGTTCAAGAAAGCGACAACTATGTTTTACGCCAAGTACAACGACGCGAAGGGCATTGTTATCGTCC contains:
- a CDS encoding DUF349 domain-containing protein → MENASLVDEYGYVKDGKVFLKGYLNYEDRQIGEVKRTEQEALDYFKNRFIIAENKVSQLEKDIEEAQNKGSYLTKLVQLRKKLLGFDALGDFPPLLDRLDEQEKLLADLITVNQLKNLEIKRALIAEAEAVVDSTEWRETADVLQEIKTKWIKTGPVDKAADAEVEGRFQELLDGFFTRRREFFNEQNKVIQERLDKYDELIRLAFRANRLGDLDAAFQEVRKLNNAWKVVGEVPIKKSGKLYKQFKKATTMFYAKYNDAKGIVIVPKIDPRIEAQMKMAEEVERLAKSSDIFAAAERAKVLLNSWKEIRVPFKLQDKVVNERFRAACDKIFELSYLGRVLTRKYPAFELKSQSEQIRTKIREMEYLVKREKNDLQFALQDADGLDPNKDEDKQILNKINTQRRKIAMKETILRELQKELETAGY